In a single window of the Candidatus Hydrogenedentota bacterium genome:
- a CDS encoding DUF86 domain-containing protein — MLLDSDKVRLRHIVDAAREAIEFAHDVDFEAARQDRQLQHSLVRCIEIIGEAASRVSLETRAGHPEIPWQDMIGMRNRIVHAYFDIDVGVVWQTVKDELPALLPALEAIVNE, encoded by the coding sequence ATGCTTCTTGATTCGGATAAGGTGAGACTACGCCATATTGTTGACGCTGCACGTGAGGCCATCGAGTTTGCGCACGATGTTGATTTCGAAGCGGCGCGACAGGACCGCCAACTGCAGCATTCGCTCGTGCGGTGTATTGAGATTATTGGCGAAGCCGCGTCGCGCGTGTCGCTCGAAACACGCGCAGGTCACCCTGAGATTCCGTGGCAAGACATGATCGGAATGCGCAATCGAATTGTACACGCCTATTTCGACATAGATGTCGGTGTCGTGTGGCAAACGGTGAAAGACGAGCTTCCAGCGCTTTTGCCCGCATTGGAAGCTATAGTGAACGAGTAG
- a CDS encoding nucleotidyltransferase family protein, whose protein sequence is MSFCVDKNRLAEFCRARYISRLALFGSVLRDDFGPDSDVDVLVEFEPDHVPGLLALSRMERELSEILGRRADMRTAGDLSRYFRDNVIREAVVQYAS, encoded by the coding sequence ATGAGCTTTTGTGTGGATAAGAACAGGCTGGCAGAATTCTGCCGAGCGCGGTATATCTCGAGACTTGCGCTGTTTGGATCAGTGCTGCGTGACGATTTTGGACCCGACAGCGACGTGGATGTGCTCGTTGAATTTGAACCTGACCATGTGCCCGGCCTTCTGGCATTGAGCCGCATGGAGCGAGAGCTCTCGGAAATTCTCGGCCGGAGAGCCGACATGCGGACAGCCGGAGATTTGAGCCGATACTTTAGAGATAACGTTATCCGCGAAGCAGTTGTCCAGTATGCTTCTTGA
- a CDS encoding homocysteine S-methyltransferase family protein: MDFLSTLKHQVLVIDGAMGTQVQNLDLTDADYGGVEFKMLPDILVFSHPDEIKGIHLAYFRAGANAVETNTFGATPFRLAEYDFSRLDLSRFAATPYNVDLRALPHADMAYHLSRRAAEIACAARDEYRRDPEYDGRPLFVLGSIGPSNRVLSSTDANLKLSTFGEMMDNFHVQVLGLIDGGADVLLYETQQDILEVKAAVMGGQRAMRERGKKLPIMAQVTVDQFSKMQIFNTDIHAALVTVAGIGIDTFGINCSIGPDLMTKTVEKLARYSPLPISVVPNAGLPVSEGGRTVFKFSPEDMAKYLDTFTREFAVNIVGGCCGTTPAHIRAIADTIRARKPAERTPENGLYVSGPQEAVLLDSSKTLIMIGERLNVRGSKKVRDAVESGGPIDHAALEEVVEEQVRGLGVKVIDVCMDSNLVDTTKALTEVVHKQTTDFAGAMCLDSFAVDALAEAIKVYPGRPIINSMSMEEVAPGVTKVDAVCEATKEHCPLYIGLAAGAKGPGATREEKADLARQIVENAARHGVRPGQILIDMNVFPVGSESDESMNFAMESLEAIPLIKAIHPDLRTTCGVGNLTNGLAKKPYMRKVLTSVWLDEARKRGLDAAIINPHHYVFVRDLDPHDYELGLRVILQRDMQAYEELEEIAERKKGLEVVKRTSYDDLDVETAICEKVKDGFKERAQGSITVAGHEYRYADKIVLQVAEVVKKHEPLEFINMHLMWAMNELGDGFARGEVSLPHLLKSADVMKQVMGFLEEYMRVSAGIDVHSKIEYKGTIVIGTVYQDVHSIGKDLAKTLFENYGYRVIDLGVMTPLQSYLDAAKEHNADAIGMSALLVQTSNHMITVSKMMLEQGLGHLPVLIGGAPVNDRHAAYVAMAGNTNTESMRSNVFYCPTAMDGVNVMNTLKSGGEVDPFFRVNLEKLRQNFEKAERRAAEESELLRTLPRRVISFDEHRLPEKPWFSPEVLRIDLHTFAPNIDTKTLFALNWKFGGKAGREKRGESPEKLRALLEEWIALADRKGWVQPQAVCGVWPCQSDGDEVIVYDPADLAREIARFGFTVVVGAGRKDTVCAAQYFRTKDSGQFDAIGVQLSTSGPQVDAQLRAFKEAGDSESQLYLQGLSDRIAEDMADYAHRYVRERFHFEPAHGARWSPGYPAMADTKYNRTILELLGATGRIGITITDAGEFSPTGTTAAVVCFHPDARYT, encoded by the coding sequence ATGGACTTTCTATCTACTCTCAAGCACCAAGTCCTCGTCATTGACGGGGCGATGGGCACGCAGGTGCAGAACCTGGACTTGACGGACGCCGATTACGGCGGGGTCGAGTTCAAGATGCTTCCGGATATCCTCGTGTTTTCGCACCCGGACGAAATCAAGGGCATTCATCTCGCCTACTTTCGCGCGGGGGCGAACGCGGTCGAGACGAATACATTTGGCGCGACGCCGTTCCGGCTGGCGGAATACGATTTCTCGCGGCTCGACCTGTCGCGGTTCGCGGCGACCCCGTACAACGTCGATTTGCGCGCGCTGCCGCATGCGGACATGGCGTATCACCTCAGCCGGCGGGCAGCGGAGATCGCGTGCGCGGCGCGGGACGAATATAGGCGCGATCCAGAATATGACGGTCGGCCGTTGTTCGTGTTGGGATCGATTGGACCGTCGAACCGAGTGCTGTCGAGCACGGACGCGAACCTGAAGCTTTCGACGTTCGGCGAGATGATGGACAACTTCCACGTGCAGGTGTTGGGCCTCATCGACGGCGGCGCGGACGTGCTGCTGTACGAAACGCAGCAGGACATTTTGGAAGTGAAGGCTGCGGTCATGGGCGGGCAACGCGCGATGCGCGAGCGCGGCAAGAAGCTGCCGATCATGGCGCAGGTGACGGTCGATCAATTCTCGAAGATGCAAATCTTCAACACGGACATTCACGCGGCGCTGGTGACGGTCGCGGGGATTGGCATCGACACGTTCGGGATCAATTGCAGCATCGGCCCGGACCTGATGACGAAGACGGTCGAGAAGCTTGCGCGGTATTCGCCGCTGCCGATAAGTGTGGTCCCGAACGCGGGCCTGCCGGTGTCCGAAGGCGGACGCACGGTGTTCAAGTTCTCGCCAGAGGACATGGCGAAGTATCTCGATACGTTCACGCGCGAGTTTGCCGTTAACATTGTCGGCGGATGTTGCGGGACGACGCCCGCCCACATCCGCGCGATCGCGGACACGATACGCGCGCGCAAGCCCGCGGAGCGAACGCCGGAGAACGGTTTGTACGTTTCGGGACCGCAGGAAGCGGTGCTGCTCGATAGCAGCAAGACGCTGATCATGATCGGCGAGCGGCTGAACGTGCGCGGTTCGAAGAAAGTGCGGGACGCCGTCGAGAGCGGAGGGCCGATCGATCATGCCGCGCTCGAGGAGGTCGTCGAAGAACAGGTGCGCGGGCTCGGCGTGAAAGTCATCGACGTGTGCATGGACTCGAACCTTGTCGACACGACGAAGGCGCTTACGGAAGTTGTCCATAAGCAGACGACGGACTTTGCGGGCGCGATGTGTCTCGATTCGTTTGCGGTGGACGCGCTTGCCGAAGCTATCAAGGTCTACCCGGGCCGCCCAATCATCAATTCGATGTCAATGGAGGAGGTGGCGCCGGGCGTTACCAAAGTAGACGCCGTGTGTGAAGCGACGAAGGAGCATTGTCCGCTGTATATCGGGCTTGCCGCGGGCGCAAAAGGCCCCGGCGCGACGCGGGAGGAGAAGGCGGATCTTGCGCGGCAGATTGTCGAGAACGCAGCGCGACATGGTGTAAGGCCGGGCCAGATTCTGATCGATATGAATGTGTTTCCGGTTGGTTCGGAATCGGACGAATCGATGAACTTTGCCATGGAATCGCTGGAGGCTATTCCGCTGATCAAGGCGATTCATCCCGATTTACGGACGACGTGCGGTGTCGGCAACTTGACGAATGGGCTTGCAAAGAAACCGTACATGCGCAAGGTGCTCACGTCCGTCTGGCTTGACGAAGCGCGCAAGCGCGGGCTCGATGCGGCGATTATCAATCCGCACCACTACGTGTTCGTGCGCGACCTCGATCCGCACGACTACGAACTGGGTCTGCGCGTTATCCTTCAGCGCGACATGCAGGCGTACGAAGAACTCGAGGAGATTGCCGAGCGCAAGAAGGGACTCGAGGTCGTCAAGCGCACGAGCTACGACGATCTCGACGTGGAGACGGCGATTTGCGAGAAGGTGAAAGACGGTTTCAAGGAACGCGCGCAGGGCAGCATCACAGTAGCCGGGCATGAGTATCGGTATGCGGACAAAATCGTGTTGCAGGTCGCGGAAGTCGTGAAAAAGCACGAACCGCTCGAGTTTATCAACATGCACCTCATGTGGGCGATGAACGAACTCGGCGACGGCTTTGCGCGCGGGGAGGTGTCTCTCCCCCATTTGTTGAAATCGGCGGACGTGATGAAGCAGGTGATGGGGTTCCTTGAGGAGTACATGCGCGTGTCCGCGGGTATCGACGTGCACTCGAAGATTGAATACAAAGGGACGATCGTTATCGGCACGGTGTATCAGGACGTTCACTCGATCGGGAAAGACCTCGCGAAGACGCTGTTCGAGAACTATGGCTACCGCGTGATCGATCTTGGCGTGATGACGCCGCTGCAGAGTTATCTCGACGCGGCAAAGGAGCACAACGCGGACGCGATTGGGATGTCGGCGCTGCTGGTGCAGACGTCGAACCACATGATCACGGTGTCGAAGATGATGCTCGAACAGGGCCTCGGCCATTTGCCGGTGCTGATAGGCGGCGCACCGGTGAACGACCGGCACGCGGCGTACGTGGCGATGGCGGGCAACACCAACACGGAGTCGATGCGGTCGAACGTATTCTATTGTCCGACTGCGATGGACGGCGTCAATGTAATGAATACGCTGAAGTCCGGCGGCGAGGTCGATCCGTTTTTCCGCGTGAACCTGGAAAAACTTCGTCAGAACTTCGAGAAGGCGGAAAGACGAGCGGCGGAGGAATCGGAACTACTGCGCACGTTGCCGCGCCGCGTCATATCGTTTGACGAGCACAGGTTGCCGGAGAAACCGTGGTTTTCGCCGGAGGTTTTGCGCATCGACCTGCACACCTTCGCGCCGAATATCGACACGAAGACCTTGTTCGCGTTGAACTGGAAGTTTGGCGGGAAAGCGGGGCGCGAGAAGCGCGGCGAAAGCCCGGAGAAACTGCGCGCGCTGTTGGAGGAGTGGATCGCGCTTGCGGACAGGAAAGGCTGGGTGCAGCCGCAGGCGGTCTGCGGGGTGTGGCCGTGCCAGTCCGACGGCGACGAGGTGATCGTATACGACCCCGCGGATCTCGCGCGCGAAATCGCCCGATTCGGTTTCACGGTGGTTGTCGGCGCCGGACGAAAAGACACCGTGTGCGCGGCGCAATACTTTCGGACGAAGGACTCCGGTCAGTTCGATGCGATCGGTGTGCAGCTTTCGACGAGCGGCCCGCAGGTTGACGCACAACTTCGCGCGTTCAAGGAAGCGGGCGACTCCGAATCGCAACTGTATTTGCAGGGCCTTTCGGACCGCATCGCGGAGGACATGGCGGATTACGCGCACCGGTATGTGCGCGAGCGGTTCCACTTCGAACCCGCGCACGGCGCACGCTGGTCGCCGGGGTATCCCGCGATGGCGGACACCAAGTACAACCGCACGATCCTCGAACTGCTTGGAGCGACCGGACGCATCGGCATAACGATTACGGACGCGGGCGAATTCTCTCCGACGGGCACGACCGCGGCGGTGGTCTGCTTCCATCCGGATGCGCGATACACATAG